A genome region from Streptomyces pratensis includes the following:
- a CDS encoding helix-turn-helix domain-containing protein — MADEDPPQGVLLSGEGNVAVRIKLEREARGWSTNALSDRMNEAGFEMNPSAVWRIENGKRRINLDETIGFAEVFGLDLRNLVGPPQLAAKARAMELIDEIIDAFRATQRANLAFTEARDALDAYLAEYPDIREEADVMVSNAMAEEASRTMLKMHGPPPGGDVEPADEV, encoded by the coding sequence ATGGCGGATGAAGACCCGCCGCAGGGCGTACTGCTCAGCGGCGAGGGCAACGTCGCGGTGCGCATCAAACTGGAACGTGAGGCGCGCGGGTGGAGCACCAACGCCCTGTCCGACCGCATGAACGAGGCCGGCTTCGAGATGAATCCGTCCGCGGTCTGGCGGATCGAAAACGGCAAGCGTCGCATCAACCTCGACGAGACCATCGGCTTCGCCGAGGTCTTCGGTCTCGACCTGCGCAACCTCGTCGGCCCCCCGCAGCTGGCCGCCAAGGCCCGCGCCATGGAGCTCATCGACGAGATCATTGACGCGTTCCGCGCGACCCAGAGAGCCAATTTGGCTTTCACCGAGGCGCGCGACGCCCTCGACGCCTACCTCGCCGAGTATCCCGATATCCGCGAGGAAGCCGACGTGATGGTCTCCAACGCCATGGCGGAGGAGGCCAGCAGGACCATGCTGAAGATGCACGGCCCTCCGCCTGGCGGCGACGTCGAGCCTGCTGACGAGGTATAG
- a CDS encoding DUF3631 domain-containing protein, whose translation MTDPQPNAPSRPNGSGTSWPPVAVPGQPAGPVAPSPEEDSDDCPSPPPLSEGAQILDALRAQVKRYVAMPSEEAVTAVALWVAATHLQRAWQHAPRLAIVAPEKRCGKSRLLDVVTETVHNRLITVNASAAAIFRSIDGDDPPALLVDEADTMFSTTKAAEKNEEVRGLINAGHQRGRPTLRVSGPEHLVQEFPTFAMAALAGIGDLPDTIMDRAVVIRMRRRAAGEKVASFRTNRDTPALNAIRDRLHAWLQPLYEQAMATEPPMPVEDRAADTWEPLVIIADLAGGDWPALARTACRTMTDYEAGQDEEGGLRTRLLVGIRRAFAAVGDPAVLSTKHLLESLNADREAPWAEYGANGLTPRGLQLLLKPYGIGSANRRFPDGTQAKGFARNQFLDTWARYCPEPRAVAEAARPADEPLPDTAA comes from the coding sequence ATGACCGATCCCCAGCCGAATGCGCCATCCCGTCCCAACGGCTCCGGCACCTCATGGCCTCCAGTCGCTGTGCCCGGCCAACCGGCCGGCCCCGTTGCGCCTTCGCCAGAGGAGGACAGCGACGACTGCCCCTCGCCGCCGCCGCTGTCCGAAGGAGCGCAGATCCTGGATGCCCTTCGAGCGCAGGTCAAGCGGTACGTGGCGATGCCGAGCGAGGAGGCCGTCACGGCGGTGGCCTTGTGGGTCGCGGCGACGCATCTGCAGCGCGCGTGGCAGCACGCGCCGCGCCTGGCGATCGTCGCCCCGGAGAAGCGGTGCGGCAAGTCCAGGCTGCTGGACGTGGTGACCGAGACCGTGCACAACCGCCTGATCACGGTCAACGCCAGCGCAGCGGCGATCTTCCGGTCGATCGACGGGGACGACCCGCCGGCCCTCCTGGTAGACGAGGCCGACACCATGTTCAGCACCACCAAGGCCGCAGAGAAGAACGAGGAGGTCCGCGGCCTCATCAACGCGGGGCACCAGCGTGGTCGGCCCACTCTGCGAGTATCCGGGCCCGAGCACCTGGTGCAAGAGTTCCCCACCTTCGCCATGGCCGCGCTCGCCGGGATCGGTGACCTGCCGGACACGATCATGGACCGGGCAGTGGTGATCCGGATGCGCCGCCGTGCGGCCGGGGAGAAGGTGGCGTCCTTCCGCACCAACCGGGACACCCCTGCCCTGAACGCGATCCGCGACCGCCTCCACGCCTGGCTGCAACCCTTGTACGAGCAGGCGATGGCCACGGAGCCCCCCATGCCGGTCGAGGACCGCGCGGCAGACACCTGGGAACCGCTGGTCATCATCGCCGACCTCGCCGGGGGCGACTGGCCCGCGCTCGCCCGCACCGCCTGCCGAACCATGACCGACTACGAGGCCGGCCAGGACGAGGAGGGCGGTCTACGCACCCGCCTCCTGGTCGGGATCCGCCGCGCCTTCGCCGCTGTGGGCGACCCGGCCGTGCTGAGCACGAAGCATCTGCTGGAATCCCTGAACGCGGATCGGGAAGCTCCCTGGGCCGAGTACGGCGCCAACGGGCTGACTCCACGGGGACTGCAGCTGCTCCTGAAGCCGTACGGCATCGGCTCAGCCAACCGCCGCTTCCCCGACGGCACCCAGGCCAAGGGCTTCGCGCGGAACCAATTCCTCGACACCTGGGCCCGCTACTGCCCCGAGCCCAGGGCTGTGGCCGAGGCTGCCCGGCCGGCGGATGAGCCGCTGCCCGACACCGCAGCCTGA
- a CDS encoding LacI family DNA-binding transcriptional regulator: MGYAEKRGGYWRGRYKIEDGKYGTVADSTGVVVKFATKREAKQAADAEEVTVRRGEWRDPGLGHETFGAYANRWYAGQDLAASTMQNYKRHIEEHLLPDFEDKALAGILRTDVDAWEKKERAEYAASSVKTWRSTLHLIFEDAIDEGLLTSNPAARRRGRGKRAGRSRDRGPEKVVTDALGILLTAERAALLSGRDDEFVATVLKGYTGKRWGEIVGLETEFVRPNAFRVEWQLYELDTGELVRCPPKDDSYRVIDSADWLSALVFNHIAHTKPTPCSCHGRTYVFRGQGAARTGGHQGAKLVDVARRAGVSTGTVSNVLNHPDRVREDTRVRVELAIAELGFVRGGATSEHAAHWRRNGFATWLFTPAVSGWYPKKAPQEARPVPILGEPWPGIPARGRGAAARAGACWLPIAKGLTPHGLRHTHRTMMEDLGTEKVLMDERMGHIDGSVSARYAHVTPGMRRRLMLGLTEQWEVALDARLAMSSASPVRILNQLLRDRLTTT, from the coding sequence GTGGGTTACGCAGAAAAGCGTGGCGGCTACTGGCGCGGCCGCTACAAGATCGAGGACGGCAAGTACGGCACCGTCGCCGATTCCACGGGCGTCGTGGTCAAGTTCGCCACCAAGCGCGAGGCCAAGCAGGCTGCAGACGCGGAAGAGGTGACCGTTCGGCGCGGTGAGTGGCGCGACCCGGGCCTTGGCCACGAGACCTTCGGCGCATACGCCAACCGCTGGTACGCCGGCCAGGACCTGGCCGCCTCGACCATGCAGAACTACAAGCGCCACATCGAGGAGCACCTGCTCCCCGACTTCGAGGACAAGGCACTCGCGGGCATCCTGCGCACGGACGTCGACGCATGGGAGAAGAAGGAGCGGGCCGAGTACGCGGCCTCCAGCGTCAAGACCTGGCGCTCGACACTCCACCTGATCTTCGAGGACGCGATCGACGAGGGTCTGCTCACGTCCAACCCGGCGGCCCGTCGGCGCGGGCGAGGCAAGCGAGCCGGCCGTTCCCGTGACCGCGGCCCGGAGAAGGTCGTCACCGACGCACTCGGCATCCTGCTCACCGCAGAGCGGGCCGCCCTACTGTCCGGCCGCGACGACGAGTTCGTCGCTACGGTCCTCAAGGGCTACACCGGCAAGCGCTGGGGCGAAATCGTCGGCCTGGAAACGGAGTTCGTGCGGCCCAATGCCTTCCGGGTCGAGTGGCAGCTGTACGAACTCGACACCGGAGAGCTGGTGCGCTGCCCGCCCAAGGACGACAGCTACCGCGTCATCGACTCGGCGGACTGGCTGTCGGCCCTGGTCTTCAACCACATCGCTCACACGAAGCCGACACCCTGCTCCTGCCACGGCCGGACGTACGTCTTCCGTGGCCAGGGAGCTGCACGCACCGGCGGCCACCAAGGCGCGAAGCTCGTCGACGTCGCCCGTCGTGCCGGAGTCTCCACGGGCACGGTCTCCAACGTCCTCAACCATCCCGACCGCGTACGCGAGGACACCCGTGTACGTGTCGAACTCGCTATCGCTGAGCTCGGGTTCGTACGCGGGGGCGCCACGTCGGAGCACGCAGCTCACTGGCGCCGAAACGGCTTCGCCACCTGGCTGTTCACCCCGGCGGTCTCAGGCTGGTACCCGAAGAAGGCCCCGCAGGAGGCCCGCCCGGTGCCGATCCTCGGCGAGCCGTGGCCCGGCATCCCAGCCCGAGGCCGAGGGGCAGCCGCTCGGGCTGGCGCCTGCTGGCTACCGATCGCGAAGGGCCTCACGCCCCACGGGCTCCGGCACACCCACCGCACGATGATGGAGGACCTCGGCACCGAGAAGGTCCTCATGGACGAACGCATGGGCCACATCGACGGCTCGGTCTCCGCGCGCTATGCCCACGTCACGCCCGGCATGCGCCGGCGCCTCATGCTCGGCTTGACCGAGCAGTGGGAGGTGGCACTCGATGCCCGGCTGGCCATGTCGTCTGCCTCGCCGGTCCGGATCCTCAACCAACTGTTGCGGGACCGTTTGACCACCACGTAG
- a CDS encoding helix-turn-helix domain-containing protein — MRQPAIAPASALTSHAEAALPCLYAPEEVAAVLGCSAWWVKDRARRRLIPFTRVGRAYRFSDDHLAEIIRMHEERPVQTPQRSGTPAPPRKPRARQQPDTTVPTVRLKARPPRRTTKPQYGTAA, encoded by the coding sequence TTGCGCCAACCCGCGATAGCCCCTGCCTCCGCACTGACTTCGCATGCCGAGGCCGCCCTGCCGTGCCTCTATGCCCCCGAGGAGGTCGCCGCCGTACTCGGCTGCTCCGCCTGGTGGGTCAAAGACCGTGCTCGTCGGCGACTCATCCCGTTCACCCGCGTCGGCCGCGCGTACCGCTTCTCGGACGACCACCTCGCGGAGATCATCCGCATGCACGAAGAGCGCCCGGTCCAGACTCCGCAGCGTTCTGGTACCCCTGCGCCGCCCCGGAAGCCTCGAGCTCGGCAGCAGCCCGATACGACCGTGCCCACTGTCCGCCTCAAGGCCCGGCCGCCACGCCGGACGACCAAGCCCCAGTACGGGACCGCGGCTTAA